In Halanaerobiaceae bacterium ANBcell28, the DNA window ATTTTCCTTTGGATTTTCCTAAATTATACATTAAAGATTCTTTTTTTGATTTAGCAAAAAACGGATCATCTTTATCAGCAAACGCTTTTGTTGATATTAATATAAATTTAGATAAATTAGCCTTTGAAGAAAAAAATGTTTTAGTTTACTATCGAAATTATTTTATATCTATTAGCCAAATAATTAATACTGAAGATGGATTTGAAATTAAACCTGATAGAGTTTTTAATGTCCAGTTATAATCAATGATAATAGATACTATTGAATAAAGGAAATGAGTAAGGTGATATAATGGAAGTTATAAAAAGTAAAGATTTTCGACATATAAATATAGGACCTTTAGTAATTGCTATAGGTACGTTTGATGGTTTACATCAAGGTCATCAAGCAGTTATTAATAAAGCAAAAAAAATAGCTGAAGATAAGAATCTAGCTGTTGCTGTTTATACTTTTAATCCACATCCATTAAAAATAGTCAAACCAGCTATAGCCCCAAAAAGCATAATATCTTCCCGACAAAAAATAGAGTTATTAGCTAATTTTGATATTGATTATTATTTAGAACAAAAATTTACTTCGGACTTCTCATCTATAGATTATCAAGATTTCATACTAAATTTTCTGTTAGATAAATTTAATATGAAACACTTAGTAGTAGGTGAAGATTTTCATTTGGGTAAAATGGGTAAAGGAACCATAGAAAACATAGAAAAACTTACAAATAACTTGGGTTTTGACCTTACAGCTGTTAAAACTGTAGAAGATTTATCCATACGTGTTTCAAGCACTCTAATTAGAGAGTTAATTAGTGAAGGTAATATAAAAAAAGCTAGTTTATTATTAGATAGGCCATATAGATTATACGGGAAGGTTATTAGAGGGTTTGGAAGAGGAAAAAAGTTAGGATATCCTACTGCTAATATAAAATTAGATACAGATTATTCTCTC includes these proteins:
- a CDS encoding bifunctional riboflavin kinase/FAD synthetase; amino-acid sequence: MEVIKSKDFRHINIGPLVIAIGTFDGLHQGHQAVINKAKKIAEDKNLAVAVYTFNPHPLKIVKPAIAPKSIISSRQKIELLANFDIDYYLEQKFTSDFSSIDYQDFILNFLLDKFNMKHLVVGEDFHLGKMGKGTIENIEKLTNNLGFDLTAVKTVEDLSIRVSSTLIRELISEGNIKKASLLLDRPYRLYGKVIRGFGRGKKLGYPTANIKLDTDYSLPPRGVYACYVDYDSDRYKGVVNFGYNPTFGGVDYSIEVHIIDFNKTDIYDKNISIDLIEQIRSEMTFDSSVDLIEQIKKDILYTKNLLCYN